One region of Candidatus Bathyarchaeia archaeon genomic DNA includes:
- a CDS encoding thiolase domain-containing protein — protein sequence MVGVGHSKFGKRSDASLRELAFEAYSSALDDADMDSSRIDGSVVCSATHYDKQRSPAGVVAEYLGLNPQPTFNVEAACASSAVGLRTAWALVSSKLHDVIAVVGVQKMTELSSEEIQELMGRAGDVMWESPFGTTMPAYYAMYATAHMAKYGTTEEQMALVTVKNRKYGSKNPNAMFQKPVTAEEVLKSRPVSTPLKLFDCCANADGAACLIIANAEKARKLTDRPVWVAGLGLASSPMSLAGRKGPMTSFEVTKNAAKAAYQMARIGPRDIDVAEVHDSFSITEILNYEDLGFAKPGTGGRLLQKEETELGGRIPVNIDGGLISKGHPVGATGASQLFALTKHLRGEAGSTQVDGAKIGLAQNIGGIGMYCSVTILRS from the coding sequence ATCGTCGGAGTCGGCCACTCAAAGTTCGGAAAAAGGAGCGACGCCTCACTTAGAGAGCTTGCCTTCGAAGCTTACAGCTCCGCTCTTGACGACGCCGACATGGATTCTTCGAGAATAGACGGTTCAGTAGTCTGCTCCGCGACTCACTATGATAAGCAACGATCACCAGCGGGCGTTGTGGCAGAATACTTGGGACTTAACCCTCAACCTACCTTCAATGTCGAAGCGGCTTGCGCGTCGAGCGCAGTTGGCCTCCGGACCGCCTGGGCTCTTGTCTCATCAAAGCTCCACGATGTAATCGCGGTCGTAGGGGTCCAGAAGATGACTGAACTCTCCTCGGAAGAGATCCAAGAACTCATGGGCAGAGCGGGAGATGTCATGTGGGAATCGCCCTTCGGGACAACGATGCCTGCATACTACGCAATGTACGCAACCGCCCATATGGCGAAGTATGGGACTACGGAGGAGCAGATGGCTCTCGTTACAGTGAAGAATCGGAAGTACGGATCAAAAAATCCAAACGCTATGTTTCAAAAACCCGTAACCGCAGAAGAAGTCCTCAAGTCTCGACCCGTATCGACACCGCTGAAACTCTTCGATTGCTGCGCGAACGCCGACGGCGCAGCATGCCTCATTATCGCAAACGCAGAGAAAGCAAGGAAGCTAACCGACAGACCCGTATGGGTTGCCGGCTTAGGCCTTGCCTCCAGCCCCATGTCTCTGGCAGGACGCAAGGGTCCGATGACAAGTTTCGAGGTTACAAAGAACGCGGCAAAGGCGGCCTACCAGATGGCGCGAATAGGACCAAGGGACATTGATGTTGCCGAGGTGCACGACTCGTTCTCGATCACCGAGATTCTGAACTATGAAGACCTAGGCTTTGCGAAACCCGGAACAGGAGGCAGACTCCTGCAGAAAGAGGAAACTGAGCTAGGAGGAAGAATACCCGTAAACATTGATGGAGGCCTCATCTCGAAAGGCCATCCCGTCGGCGCAACAGGCGCCTCCCAACTCTTCGCCCTGACTAAACACCTCAGAGGTGAAGCCGGCTCAACTCAAGTCGACGGCGCGAAAATAGGGTTAGCTCAGAACATCGGCGGAATAGGAATGTACTGCTCTGTTACAATACTGCGATCATGA
- a CDS encoding LAGLIDADG family homing endonuclease has protein sequence MPDATIRGWLVDGRRPWTRYELFRPTSSDQLSYVIGVYMGDGSISRWRNRFSLRLSVKDKEFANKFSSTCAQILGKGPYSVRHVEDRDNYETIVANVSFCKFLARGLLGLDRYVREYPSGFVRGLADSDGCPAVTTTKRRGKPWFFVQVVVATSTSIRLLSYTKTILRECLGLKATFVYKGKPRPSVYKNKLFNSKKRVFDLRISRFGDVKRFSRVVGFELARKQEKLDAAIAVHERFGSGQDAVEEWTRHWERGKTEWILKKSVDQ, from the coding sequence ATGCCTGACGCGACTATTAGAGGATGGCTCGTAGATGGTCGAAGACCTTGGACCCGTTACGAACTCTTCAGACCAACATCCTCTGATCAATTGTCGTATGTAATCGGTGTCTACATGGGAGACGGTTCGATTTCCCGGTGGAGAAATCGTTTTTCTCTGCGACTAAGTGTCAAAGACAAAGAATTCGCGAATAAGTTTTCTTCAACATGCGCTCAGATTCTTGGAAAGGGACCATATTCTGTGAGGCATGTCGAGGATCGAGACAACTACGAGACAATTGTCGCAAACGTGTCTTTCTGCAAGTTTCTCGCGCGAGGCCTCCTTGGCCTGGATCGGTACGTGCGAGAGTATCCGTCTGGCTTTGTAAGAGGTTTGGCAGATAGCGATGGATGCCCCGCCGTGACAACAACAAAAAGACGAGGCAAACCTTGGTTCTTTGTTCAAGTTGTTGTCGCAACATCTACAAGCATTCGCCTACTGAGCTATACCAAGACAATTCTGAGGGAGTGCCTTGGTCTCAAGGCAACATTCGTATACAAAGGTAAGCCACGACCTAGTGTGTACAAGAACAAGTTGTTTAATTCAAAAAAGAGGGTCTTTGACCTTAGGATATCGCGCTTTGGTGATGTGAAACGATTTTCCCGGGTTGTCGGTTTCGAACTAGCTCGGAAACAAGAGAAGCTTGACGCCGCCATTGCCGTTCATGAAAGATTTGGATCCGGTCAAGACGCAGTAGAAGAGTGGACCCGTCACTGGGAACGCGGCAAGACTGAGTGGATTCTCAAGAAAAGCGTGGACCAGTAA
- a CDS encoding Zn-ribbon domain-containing OB-fold protein has translation MGFEKFGRVGYVSQTKINQLLSYLEKGQIVATKCKKCGRRYFPPRADCLDCRHSAIEWVVLDGKANLITFTEVFFAPPAFQPETPYLLGLAELTNGLRAFAPISPNVNKERLKPGLELSLKVAKGSRDNLFYWLE, from the coding sequence TTGGGTTTTGAAAAGTTTGGTAGAGTCGGTTATGTCTCCCAGACCAAGATCAATCAACTATTATCCTACCTGGAGAAAGGGCAGATTGTAGCGACAAAATGCAAAAAGTGCGGAAGAAGATACTTTCCACCACGAGCCGACTGCCTAGACTGCCGCCACAGCGCGATAGAGTGGGTTGTGCTGGACGGGAAGGCTAACCTGATCACTTTCACCGAGGTTTTCTTCGCACCGCCAGCGTTTCAGCCGGAAACACCGTACCTACTGGGACTTGCTGAACTCACCAACGGGCTGCGAGCATTCGCCCCAATCAGTCCCAACGTAAACAAGGAGCGGCTGAAACCAGGCCTAGAGTTGAGCCTGAAGGTTGCAAAAGGATCCCGTGACAACTTGTTCTATTGGCTTGAATAA
- a CDS encoding NAD+ synthase, with the protein MSSRFGEDPFAIRELEETIGRLERFLATHLEEAEARLLVVGMSGGLDSSVAAALCARAVGGQRVLGVCLPEKETRNDRALEDARLVASKYRIRLKIIDVTPIVETSRTTLGAEKARGIPWGNVKARLRAMVLYHFANAGRGLVVGTGDKSEVMLGYFTKFGDGACDIMPLADLYKTSVRNLAKHLGIPERIRVKASSPELWPGQTAEKELGLSYEKLDRILWGLERWMMPEEIAGETGLRLALVKKVRERWLKSEHKRRPPMVLKLGYRTAGNDLRLPR; encoded by the coding sequence ATGTCCTCTAGGTTCGGTGAGGATCCTTTTGCGATCCGGGAGCTGGAGGAAACGATCGGCCGACTTGAACGATTTCTTGCGACTCATCTGGAAGAGGCAGAAGCAAGACTCCTCGTTGTGGGAATGTCTGGCGGTCTGGATTCTAGTGTTGCTGCGGCGTTGTGTGCTCGCGCTGTCGGGGGCCAGCGGGTTTTGGGTGTGTGCCTGCCTGAGAAGGAGACGAGGAATGATCGAGCGCTCGAGGACGCTAGATTGGTCGCATCGAAATATCGGATACGCCTCAAGATAATCGACGTAACTCCAATTGTTGAAACCTCTCGAACTACTCTCGGCGCTGAGAAGGCGCGGGGAATTCCTTGGGGCAACGTCAAGGCGCGCCTCCGTGCAATGGTCTTGTACCATTTTGCAAACGCAGGGCGTGGTCTTGTCGTAGGAACTGGGGACAAGAGCGAGGTCATGCTAGGCTACTTTACCAAGTTTGGCGATGGAGCCTGCGACATCATGCCGTTAGCGGATCTCTACAAGACGTCCGTCCGTAACTTGGCAAAACATCTGGGGATACCAGAAAGGATCCGTGTGAAAGCCTCCAGCCCTGAGCTTTGGCCTGGTCAGACAGCGGAGAAAGAGTTGGGTCTCAGCTATGAGAAGTTGGATAGGATTCTCTGGGGCCTCGAGAGATGGATGATGCCAGAAGAGATAGCAGGGGAAACAGGCTTGAGGCTAGCACTGGTCAAGAAAGTTCGTGAACGGTGGTTGAAGTCGGAACACAAGAGACGCCCCCCTATGGTATTGAAGCTGGGCTATAGGACTGCAGGGAATGATCTCCGTTTACCTCGCTAG
- a CDS encoding AAA family ATPase: MAEQNSPEYPPALDLERELTRKERQIEYLQTELRRYHNLMEELKQGMRPIGTIEEVKGDMALVRLSGGQAFQVSIPPEIREKVSTDVDAVLSPTKGVIVDVIERLRERSLLEYQVEKSPKVFYEDVVGLEKELHSLRQAVEWILDPQVRARREQIIRDPRMLEEAGSILLFGPPGTGKTYMAKAVAGTIGQRGQETSFLKIESYEIVSKWLGESAKNVKEVFKLARESAPTVLFIDEADAIGRARMEATTDAGRDVQGMLNQILTELGEGFHVNRNVSVIFATNYPSVIDTALLDRIKRIIYVPPPRSMEEVKRLLDFYCSKVELDPGISNYHGGLTDEAFEGVWRTIRSRKQLYEASIPERGITVREQYVVTPRDLKNVVQEAASEASFAGERWVTMDRMLPLFKNLASDESNRGSRIVS; the protein is encoded by the coding sequence ATGGCCGAGCAAAACTCGCCAGAATATCCTCCTGCCTTAGACCTCGAAAGGGAATTGACGAGAAAGGAGAGACAGATCGAATATCTCCAGACGGAGCTCCGCAGATACCACAACCTCATGGAGGAACTAAAACAAGGCATGCGCCCTATTGGAACGATCGAAGAAGTCAAGGGAGACATGGCCCTTGTCCGATTATCGGGCGGCCAAGCATTCCAGGTCAGCATTCCACCTGAAATAAGAGAAAAAGTGTCGACTGATGTCGACGCGGTCCTATCTCCCACGAAAGGTGTCATTGTAGACGTAATTGAACGGCTGCGTGAGCGTTCGCTCTTAGAATACCAAGTGGAAAAATCGCCCAAGGTCTTCTACGAAGACGTTGTTGGCTTAGAAAAAGAGCTGCACAGCCTGAGGCAAGCGGTCGAGTGGATACTTGACCCCCAGGTCCGAGCTCGACGCGAGCAGATTATCCGCGATCCAAGGATGCTGGAAGAGGCCGGATCCATCCTCCTGTTCGGTCCGCCTGGAACAGGGAAGACCTACATGGCAAAGGCAGTAGCTGGAACGATCGGTCAGAGAGGCCAAGAGACCAGCTTCCTCAAGATAGAGAGCTACGAAATAGTATCAAAGTGGCTCGGAGAGTCCGCGAAAAACGTCAAGGAAGTATTCAAGCTCGCTCGCGAATCGGCCCCAACGGTTCTCTTCATCGATGAGGCCGATGCTATTGGGCGAGCGAGGATGGAGGCTACCACGGACGCGGGACGAGATGTTCAGGGAATGCTCAATCAGATTCTTACCGAGCTTGGAGAAGGCTTCCACGTCAACAGAAACGTGTCCGTAATATTTGCGACGAACTATCCGAGTGTCATAGACACCGCTCTCCTTGATAGGATCAAACGAATTATCTATGTTCCACCGCCAAGATCGATGGAGGAAGTCAAGAGGTTGCTGGACTTTTACTGCTCCAAAGTCGAACTGGATCCTGGTATCTCGAACTATCATGGAGGATTGACTGACGAGGCCTTTGAAGGTGTATGGCGGACCATCAGATCAAGAAAGCAGTTGTATGAAGCATCCATTCCCGAACGCGGGATTACGGTTCGAGAACAGTATGTTGTGACGCCTCGTGACCTGAAGAACGTTGTACAAGAGGCGGCAAGCGAGGCATCCTTCGCAGGTGAGCGCTGGGTGACGATGGACAGGATGCTTCCATTGTTCAAGAACCTCGCCTCGGATGAATCGAACCGAGGATCTCGTATAGTTAGCTAG
- a CDS encoding RAD55 family ATPase, with amino-acid sequence MNLELDGSSPFKGFYNLIGGSLPDSSSVLITGDPGSGKTTLAQQILYEELQRSRPCIIVTYDTFPSNILERMSQFGWDPRKYQLLNKLSIVDCYSATAGVTEGVVPQPFDLTNVSIHLTSVMEKMGNHQVTIIVDSLMPIFSETEPKHAVSFLQSIAAKVKKVGGKMIATLSTGSVQPELFHKVESLVDGVVELRMVEEHQMLRRYLLVRKMDRRQIMPRLVRFDIISGIGIQLQLPRFGFLRKKPSMGTMIGS; translated from the coding sequence GTGAACTTAGAACTGGATGGTTCCTCTCCCTTCAAAGGATTCTACAACCTCATAGGAGGAAGTCTGCCCGATTCTTCATCGGTGTTGATTACCGGTGACCCGGGAAGTGGGAAGACGACCCTTGCGCAACAGATCCTCTACGAGGAGCTTCAAAGGTCGAGACCCTGCATTATTGTCACTTACGACACATTCCCTTCGAACATTCTGGAGAGAATGAGCCAGTTCGGGTGGGACCCTCGGAAGTATCAATTGCTGAACAAGCTCAGCATCGTCGATTGTTATTCTGCTACAGCTGGAGTGACCGAGGGGGTCGTTCCACAACCATTTGACCTTACCAACGTGAGCATCCACTTGACTTCGGTCATGGAGAAGATGGGAAACCATCAGGTTACGATCATCGTGGACTCGCTGATGCCAATCTTTAGCGAAACAGAGCCAAAGCATGCTGTTAGTTTCCTCCAGAGCATCGCCGCAAAAGTCAAGAAAGTCGGCGGAAAAATGATAGCCACGCTGTCAACAGGGAGCGTCCAGCCCGAACTCTTCCACAAGGTAGAGAGTCTCGTCGATGGCGTTGTCGAACTGCGAATGGTCGAAGAGCATCAGATGCTAAGGCGATATCTGCTAGTCAGGAAAATGGACCGTCGTCAGATAATGCCCCGACTTGTTCGGTTCGATATCATAAGCGGCATAGGGATTCAGCTCCAACTCCCGAGGTTCGGGTTTCTCCGAAAGAAGCCTAGCATGGGCACAATGATTGGAAGCTAG
- a CDS encoding carboxypeptidase-like regulatory domain-containing protein: protein MRSRKPIALLILVMSMVLIPLSIQNVHAVGCQSGFCDLYAQTNVPNADGSIWVQEDNNTALRFILPHLFSFPNGTYHSLEVLNLTIQASSGARYIWKQWEVYSNQWTPTALMKTPLMINNYTGSGSFTAKFDKQFQYTLTFNDAAGQPLTPAPTSLVLTSGAAAITTSTYSGQWLSAASWTVTSATWESYQPAVLTNAVIDLTSAPATVAVTISAYPASVKVVDKSNSPLPGASVTATFANTTTRTFTTDSQGTVQLGHIPLGPYSVRVSYQGQDQGTRWSEDASVSSVSTVTLNVGGAASAPVVSAIVLLTIFGVAFFLVLLAIKLRSPRPQPPNI from the coding sequence GTGAGATCGAGGAAACCCATTGCACTTCTCATTCTCGTAATGTCAATGGTGCTTATTCCCCTCTCTATCCAGAACGTCCATGCGGTAGGATGTCAATCAGGATTCTGCGACTTGTACGCTCAAACAAATGTTCCCAACGCAGACGGATCGATATGGGTCCAAGAGGACAATAACACCGCCTTGAGATTTATTCTCCCTCACCTATTCTCGTTTCCGAACGGGACATACCACTCCCTCGAAGTTCTCAATCTCACAATTCAGGCATCATCCGGCGCCAGATACATCTGGAAGCAATGGGAAGTCTACAGCAACCAGTGGACCCCAACAGCTCTGATGAAAACCCCCCTTATGATAAACAACTACACTGGATCAGGCTCTTTCACAGCCAAGTTCGACAAACAATTTCAGTACACCCTGACCTTTAACGATGCCGCAGGCCAGCCATTGACTCCGGCACCGACCTCATTGGTCTTGACAAGCGGAGCAGCCGCGATTACAACATCGACATATTCAGGCCAGTGGCTTTCTGCTGCCTCATGGACGGTCACTTCGGCAACCTGGGAGAGCTACCAGCCAGCCGTGCTCACCAATGCGGTTATCGATCTCACCTCAGCTCCCGCGACTGTCGCGGTCACCATCAGCGCGTATCCTGCATCGGTCAAGGTGGTCGACAAGTCAAACAGCCCTCTTCCAGGAGCGTCTGTGACCGCCACTTTCGCGAATACTACAACTAGAACGTTCACGACTGATAGTCAGGGAACAGTTCAGCTCGGGCACATTCCACTAGGACCCTACTCAGTTCGCGTCTCTTACCAGGGGCAGGATCAAGGAACAAGGTGGTCCGAAGATGCCTCTGTTTCCTCAGTGAGCACCGTAACCCTGAATGTTGGAGGCGCAGCCTCGGCTCCCGTTGTCTCCGCAATTGTGCTATTGACTATTTTCGGGGTGGCCTTCTTCCTGGTTCTCCTTGCGATCAAATTGCGGAGTCCACGACCTCAACCACCAAACATCTAG
- a CDS encoding BlaI/MecI/CopY family transcriptional regulator encodes MELGDLEAAVLGTVVRLGNASARQVAQELESSRGLAYTTISTTLDRLYKKGILARDEAIGRGGSRYVYRLHSEDRVKGRVVKGFVDRLLTAFGPSIISTLHDYMEEIPKEDLKRLEERIRRESGQR; translated from the coding sequence TTGGAGCTTGGCGATCTAGAGGCCGCTGTCCTTGGGACAGTTGTACGGCTAGGAAACGCTTCTGCCCGTCAAGTGGCCCAAGAGCTCGAATCCTCGCGCGGGCTCGCCTACACGACAATCAGTACTACACTAGATCGCCTCTACAAGAAAGGGATCTTGGCTCGAGACGAGGCCATTGGCAGGGGAGGCTCCCGGTACGTCTATCGCCTTCACTCAGAAGACAGAGTCAAAGGCCGAGTTGTGAAAGGATTTGTTGATCGACTACTGACTGCCTTCGGACCCAGCATAATCTCCACTTTGCATGACTACATGGAAGAGATCCCGAAAGAGGACCTAAAAAGGCTCGAAGAAAGAATTCGAAGGGAGTCTGGGCAACGATAA
- a CDS encoding M48 family metalloprotease: protein MLYPILSSSIFLWSFLGTSLVVCTLFLNMYEWQPQRVIELVLGSSLLASFGIASLLSLIARRFAFPRMLEGMIAGTFSGSSLSETCSELCRKMNIKGVDLREATVGNAFSLDNKSRKIVAVSPMLAGSMSSAEVEAVIAHELSHLKNNDSREKGLARLAKLAFAFDPVLHLAEAAVHRERELLADQASVMYTRKPLALASALLRVHSAFHTGSPGPGAGLFVGNKAKGLLSRYPDLDRRVELLIDMARVMKTESIPA, encoded by the coding sequence ATGCTCTACCCGATCCTATCTTCCTCCATTTTCCTTTGGTCGTTTCTTGGAACTAGCCTTGTCGTGTGCACCCTTTTCCTCAACATGTACGAGTGGCAACCACAACGAGTCATAGAGCTCGTACTCGGAAGCTCGCTGCTCGCATCCTTCGGAATTGCATCTTTGCTCTCCCTCATTGCGCGAAGATTCGCATTCCCTAGAATGCTGGAAGGCATGATTGCGGGGACGTTCTCAGGCTCCAGCCTCAGCGAGACATGTTCGGAACTTTGCAGAAAAATGAACATCAAAGGAGTTGACCTCAGAGAAGCCACGGTTGGAAACGCCTTTTCCTTGGACAACAAAAGCCGAAAGATCGTAGCTGTATCCCCAATGCTAGCAGGGTCGATGTCCTCAGCAGAGGTTGAGGCCGTTATCGCTCACGAACTTTCACACTTGAAGAACAACGATTCTAGGGAGAAGGGACTAGCTAGGTTGGCCAAATTGGCGTTTGCTTTTGACCCAGTCCTCCATCTTGCCGAGGCGGCGGTCCACAGAGAACGAGAACTTTTGGCCGATCAAGCATCGGTGATGTACACACGGAAACCATTAGCTTTGGCATCCGCCCTGTTGAGGGTTCACTCGGCGTTTCATACCGGCTCGCCTGGCCCGGGGGCTGGATTGTTTGTTGGTAACAAGGCGAAGGGTTTGCTCAGTAGGTATCCTGATCTTGACCGAAGGGTCGAACTGTTGATCGATATGGCTCGTGTGATGAAGACGGAATCAATTCCCGCTTGA
- a CDS encoding aldehyde dehydrogenase family protein, protein MTVQIQKYKMLIGGEWKDSSNGAVSSVLDPSNNEVVAEVPRATNEDAKAAVEIAKTALESTGWVDIDPSKRGRLLAKLTGLVRENSEQLARLETLSEGKTLRESKGDVAWAARAFEYWAGLADKVEGETIPVPPRRLNYTLREPLGVTVHIVPWNYPIALAARSLAPAIAAGNTAVVKPSEITPLTAIMLGDLALKAGIPKGVVNIVTGSGAEVGGALVSDPRVDGIVFTGSAETGKQVMESAAKNVTRVLLELGGKNPHIVFPDADLAKAGRSVKEGIFTNAGQMCWAGSRAFVHESVYDSFVKELVSKTRAIKVGPGIDETSEMGPLASKARQAAILGFVKDGLEEGASLLCGGKIPTDPRLQKGNFFEPTIFENVNGKMKIGCDEIFGPVLSITKFKTLEQVVAMANETDYGLYGGVWTSNLKVAHELAARLQVGGLAVNEYLVTFPQTPFGGYKDSGIGHENGMRSLEFYTRTKNVSINLS, encoded by the coding sequence TTGACAGTTCAGATTCAGAAATACAAGATGCTGATTGGCGGAGAATGGAAGGACAGCTCAAACGGGGCTGTCTCGTCAGTTCTTGATCCATCGAATAACGAGGTTGTTGCCGAAGTTCCGCGAGCCACGAACGAGGACGCGAAGGCCGCAGTCGAGATTGCCAAGACAGCGCTCGAATCGACAGGCTGGGTCGACATCGATCCCAGCAAGAGAGGCCGCCTGCTTGCGAAACTCACAGGCCTCGTTCGCGAGAATTCGGAGCAGCTGGCAAGGCTGGAGACTCTGAGCGAGGGGAAGACTCTTCGAGAGTCAAAGGGTGATGTTGCATGGGCGGCAAGGGCATTCGAGTACTGGGCCGGATTGGCAGACAAGGTTGAAGGAGAGACCATACCGGTTCCTCCGAGACGTTTGAATTATACTCTCCGAGAACCGTTAGGCGTAACCGTCCATATTGTTCCTTGGAACTATCCCATTGCTTTGGCTGCGAGAAGTCTGGCACCGGCTATAGCAGCCGGAAATACCGCTGTTGTGAAGCCGTCTGAAATCACGCCGCTCACAGCGATCATGCTTGGAGACCTAGCGCTCAAGGCCGGGATTCCGAAGGGAGTAGTCAATATCGTGACCGGGTCTGGCGCCGAAGTCGGCGGAGCGCTTGTGTCTGACCCGCGAGTGGACGGAATAGTTTTCACAGGATCTGCTGAGACCGGAAAGCAAGTGATGGAATCCGCGGCGAAAAATGTTACTAGAGTTCTTCTCGAACTGGGTGGGAAGAACCCTCACATTGTTTTCCCTGATGCAGACTTGGCGAAGGCAGGGAGGAGCGTGAAAGAGGGAATTTTTACCAACGCTGGACAGATGTGCTGGGCGGGATCGAGGGCGTTCGTTCACGAGAGTGTATACGACAGCTTCGTGAAGGAGCTCGTGTCTAAGACCCGAGCGATAAAAGTTGGGCCTGGCATTGATGAGACCAGCGAGATGGGCCCCTTGGCTTCCAAGGCTCGCCAAGCCGCGATTCTAGGATTTGTCAAGGATGGTCTCGAAGAGGGAGCTAGCCTACTCTGCGGAGGAAAGATACCTACCGATCCGAGATTGCAGAAGGGAAATTTCTTCGAACCGACTATTTTCGAGAATGTCAATGGGAAGATGAAGATTGGCTGCGACGAGATCTTTGGACCTGTCCTCAGCATTACGAAGTTCAAGACTCTCGAGCAGGTAGTCGCTATGGCGAATGAAACCGACTATGGACTCTACGGGGGAGTTTGGACCAGCAATCTGAAAGTAGCTCATGAGCTCGCGGCTCGTCTGCAAGTCGGTGGGCTGGCGGTGAACGAGTACTTGGTGACTTTTCCACAGACGCCATTTGGGGGCTACAAGGACAGCGGGATAGGCCACGAGAACGGGATGCGATCGTTAGAATTCTACACGCGAACCAAGAATGTTTCAATCAACCTGTCGTAG
- a CDS encoding thiamine pyrophosphate-dependent enzyme, protein MLELKTYRTQVHNDWCPGCGDFGIVNAIQMTLLEMQLEPHRVAIFSGIGCSGKTPHFVNAYGFHTLHGRVLPIATGARLSNPGLTVVAVGGDGDGLGIGAGHFVNTGRRNLDFTYVLYDNGVYGLTKGQASPTLPKGAKTKSMPAPNIVDRVNPIAMAIASGYTFVARSYALDVRHLKQTLRAAIEHRGSAFVDVLQTCPTYNDINTKEWYGGEDLPVKAPRLYKLEDSGYNGSVADPSTDEVNAKKGNAMLKSFEWGDKIPIGVFFRMEVPTFEDQLALRMPALRDKPFVEQDIYNRDITPLLDELT, encoded by the coding sequence ATGCTTGAGCTGAAAACCTACCGAACACAAGTTCACAACGACTGGTGCCCAGGTTGCGGCGACTTTGGGATCGTCAACGCGATCCAGATGACCCTCCTGGAAATGCAGCTCGAACCCCACAGGGTCGCAATCTTCTCGGGAATCGGATGCTCAGGCAAAACGCCGCACTTTGTCAACGCCTATGGATTCCACACGCTCCACGGTAGAGTCCTTCCAATTGCCACAGGTGCTCGCCTCTCTAACCCTGGATTGACAGTTGTAGCAGTGGGCGGTGATGGAGACGGGCTTGGCATCGGAGCCGGACATTTCGTCAATACAGGCAGGAGGAACCTCGACTTCACATATGTTCTCTACGATAACGGGGTCTATGGGTTGACGAAGGGTCAAGCGTCTCCAACCTTGCCGAAAGGTGCCAAGACAAAATCTATGCCTGCCCCCAACATTGTTGATCGTGTAAACCCGATCGCCATGGCCATTGCCTCAGGCTACACCTTCGTTGCGCGAAGTTATGCTCTCGACGTTCGTCACCTGAAGCAGACCCTCCGAGCGGCAATAGAACACCGAGGAAGCGCGTTCGTTGACGTTCTCCAGACATGTCCAACTTACAACGACATCAACACTAAGGAATGGTATGGTGGAGAGGATCTTCCCGTCAAAGCACCGAGGCTCTACAAGCTAGAAGATTCAGGATACAATGGTTCAGTAGCAGATCCCTCGACAGATGAGGTTAACGCGAAGAAAGGGAATGCCATGTTAAAGTCATTCGAGTGGGGCGACAAGATACCCATCGGTGTGTTCTTCAGAATGGAAGTGCCTACTTTCGAGGACCAGCTCGCCCTTAGAATGCCTGCTCTAAGGGACAAGCCGTTCGTCGAACAGGACATCTACAACCGCGACATTACACCATTGCTCGACGAGCTTACCTAG